One stretch of Malus domestica chromosome 14, GDT2T_hap1 DNA includes these proteins:
- the LOC139191287 gene encoding uncharacterized protein, giving the protein MAKEDSVNIKDDISHTSSSNFSNIEVNTNQRLCSVLLNEFNDLLWSRAVSLALGGKGKLGFVNGSVEAPDVFSSTYGAWLCNDQLVMSLLLNTIEKHVAEIFSYYNSSCELRKALQDMYGNQNNYARVLQLKKDIASAQQEGKAFFQHLRRLKAMWNELDVYLPHATDPAILKRAEEDRIYQLLGSSNSEHEDLRSHVLMSQELSTFNNVYATIQREEAMKKVMNAKHNSRLT; this is encoded by the coding sequence ATGGCTAAAGAAGATTCAGTAAACATAAAGGATGACATCTCGCATACCTCTTCTTCAAATTTCTCAAACATCGAGGTTAACACCAATCAACGTTTGTGTTCAGTTCTCTTAAACGAGTTTAATGATCTCCTTTGGTCTCGAGCTGTGTCTCTTGCTCTCGGAGGCAAagggaaattagggtttgtaaatGGAAGTGTGGAAGCTCCAGACGTCTTTTCCTCTACATATGGTGCATGGCTTTGCAATGATCAACTTGTCATGTCCTTGCTACTCAACACCATAGAGAAACATGTTGCTGAGATTTTTAGCTACTACAATTCTTCATGTGAGCTTCGGAAAGCCTTGCAGGatatgtatggaaatcaaaacaactaTGCACGTGTCCTTCAACTTAAGAAGGATATTGCCAGTgcccaacaagaagggaaagcaTTTTTTCAACATCTTAGACGCCTCAAGGCTATGTGGAATGAGTTGGATGTATACCTTCCACATGCCACAGATCCTGCCATTCTGAAACGAGCTGAGGAAGACAGAATCTATCAGTTGTTGGGGAGTTCAAACTCCGAGCACGAGGATCTAAGGAGTCACGTCTTGATGAGTCAAGAGCTTTCCACCTTCAACAATGTCTATGCAACTATCCAACGAGAAGAAGCAAtgaagaaagtgatgaatgctAAGCACAACTCGAGATTGACGTGA